From the Lathyrus oleraceus cultivar Zhongwan6 chromosome 4, CAAS_Psat_ZW6_1.0, whole genome shotgun sequence genome, one window contains:
- the LOC127135922 gene encoding uncharacterized protein LOC127135922 yields MPLIAIIDTGVIHSFISLDYAKRLNLELSIMRGSMVTYTPAMGSVTTSSVCLKCPLNICDKDFEVDLACLPFSQLDVILGMDWMRANHVYINCFVKVVLFLEPEKEGDLFLSTQQVNESVRDGAEVFMLVASLKLSENGTMGELPVVRDFPEVFPDEVSNLPSEH; encoded by the coding sequence ATGCCTTTGATTgctattattgataccggtgtGATACATTCTTTTATTTCTTTGGATTATGCTAAGAGATTGAATCTTGAATTATCTATTATGCGTGGAAGCATGGTTACTTATACTCCGGCTATGGGTTCAGTGACTACTTCATCTGTTTGTTTGAAATGTCCGTTGAATATTTGTGATAAAGATTTTGAAGTTGATTTAGCGTGTCTTCCATTTAGTCAACTTGATGTTATTTTGGGAATGGACTGGATGAGGGCCAACCATgtttatatcaattgttttgTGAAAGTTGTTCTTTTTCTTGAGCCAGAGAAGGAAGGTGATTTATTCTTGTCTACTCAACAAGTGAATGAATCTGTGCGAGATGGTGCTGAAGTGTTTATGTTGGTGGCAAGTTTGAAGCTTAGTGAAAATGGAACAATGGGTGAACTTCCGGTTGTTCGTGATTTTCCTGAAGTGTTTCCTGATGAGGTTAGCAATTTGCCGTCTGAACATTGA